From the genome of Croceibacterium atlanticum:
GGCAGGTCAGCCACGTTGCTGTCAATTTCCACCCCGCGATTCATTGGTCCGGGATGCATGACGATGGCATCCGGCGCAGCGCGTTGCAGCCGCTCCAGCGTCAGCCCGAACAAATGGCGATATTCGCGCGGAGACGGGATGAACTGCCCGTCCATCCGTTCATTCTGGAGGCGCAGCATCATCACCACTTCCGCGCCGTCCAGCGCGGTGTCGAAATCGCTCAGCGGCTCAACGCCCATTTGTTCGATCCCGGCGGGCATCAGCGCGGGCGGTGCGCAAAGGCGAACCACGGCACCCAGCGCCTGCAGGCAGAGGATGTTCGACCGGGCGACCCGGCTATGCAGGATATCGCCGCAGATCGTGACTTTCAGACCGTTGAATTCCTGCCGCCCGCGTTCCCGCAATTTGTGGCGCAGGGCCAGCGCATCCAGCAGGGCCTGGGTCGGATGTTCATGCTGCCCATCCCCGGCATTCAGCACCGGGCAGGCCACCTTGTCCGCGATCAGCTGCACCGCGCCGGAACTGCCGTGGCGGATCACGATCGCATCGGCGCGCATCGCGTTCAGCGTCACCGCCGTATCGATCAGCGTTTCGCCCTTCTTCACGCTGGATTGCGCGGCATGCATGTTGACCACATCCGCGCCCAGCCGCTTGCCGGCGATTTCGAAGCTCAGCAGCGTGCGCGTCGAATTTTCGAAAAAGGCATTGATGATGGTGAGGCCGGCCAGCGCATCGGCATGTTTGGTAGGCCGCCGGTTCAGCGCCACCCATTGTTCCGCCTCGTCCAGCAGATAGAGAATCTCGTGCGTTTCCAGCTGGCCGATACCCAGCAGGCTGCGGTGCGGAAAGGCTCTTGCACCCGCCGGATAGCGGGAGCCTGCCTGGGGGATGTCTGATGCTGCCATTAAAGCCAAGCCCCTAATAGAGCGGTTTCGACTGCTCAAGGAGTTTTGGTGCCTGTTGCGCGCTTTCCGGTGGAACGCGGGCCAGCTTGCCCCTAGTCTGGGCAGACAGAAATTTTCCGGGGTCGAGGCATTTATGAGTTTCGCAGGCAAGGTCTGGCGTCTGCTGGTCGGCATCAAGGATGCGCTGGCTCTTATCTTCCTGTTGCTGTTCTTCCTTGCCTTGTTCAGCGTGTTGAGCGCACGGCCAAGCCCCGGCACGGTCCGCGAAGGGGCGCTGTTGCTGGACCTTGACGGCACCGTGGTGGAGGAAGTTTCCCCCATCGATCCGGTAGAAGTGCTGCTGTCTTCCGCCCTGCCCACGCGCGAATATGCCGCGCGCGATCTGATCCGCGCGATCGACGGCGCCGCCGCGGACGAACGGATCAAGGTGCTGGCGCTGGACATGACCAGCTTCCTCGGCGGTGGGCAGGTGCATTTGCAGGAAGTGGGCGAAGCGCTGGACCGGTTCCGCGCGGCCGGCAAGCCGATCCTGGCCTATGCCGTGGCCTATAGTGACGATTCCATGCTGCTGGCCGCCCATGCCAGCGAGGTGTGGGTCGATCCGATGGGCGGCGCGGCCCTTACCGGCCCCGGCGGCACGCGGCTGTTCTATGGCGGCCTGATCGAACGGCTGAAGATCAATGCCCATGTCTTCCGCGTCGGCACGTATAAGAGCGCGGTCGAACCCTATATGCGCAGCGACATGTCGCCCGAAGCGCGCGAAAATTACCAGGCGCTCTATGGTTCGCTGTGGACCGAATGGCAGGCGAATGTGAAACAGGCCCGCCCCAAGGCCGATCTGGAAGCGGCGGCCCAGCGCGCGCCGGAACTGATCCGCGCTGCTGGCGGCAATCTGGCGCAGGCGGCGCTGCAGGCCGGGCTGGTGGATCGCACCGGCACCCGCGTGGAATGGGGGGAACGGCTGGCCCAGATCGCGGGCGAGGACCGCTGGAGCAGTGAACCGGGCGCCTTCGCCGCGACCGATCTCAAGACCTGGCTGGCCGCCAACAAGCCCGCCAGATCGGGCGGCAGGATCGGGGTGATCACCATTTCCGGCGAAATCAGCGACGGGGATGCCGGCCCCGGCGAAGCAGGCGCGGAACGGATCGTCGGCCTGCTGAACGATGCGCTGGACGACGATCTGAAAGCGCTGGTGGTGCGCGTCAATTCGCCCGGCGGCACGGTTACGGGATCGGAAGCGATCCGCCGCGCCATTCTGCGCCACAAGGCGAAGGACATCCCGATCGCGATTTCCATGGGCAATGTCGCGGCCAGCGGCGGATATTGGGTTTCCACCGCGGGCGACCGCATCTTTGCCGAACCGGAAACCATCACCGGGTCGATCGGCATTTACGGCGTGTTGCCCACTTTCGAAAACGCGCTGGCCGAATGGGATGTCCACTCCGAC
Proteins encoded in this window:
- the sppA gene encoding signal peptide peptidase SppA; this encodes MSFAGKVWRLLVGIKDALALIFLLLFFLALFSVLSARPSPGTVREGALLLDLDGTVVEEVSPIDPVEVLLSSALPTREYAARDLIRAIDGAAADERIKVLALDMTSFLGGGQVHLQEVGEALDRFRAAGKPILAYAVAYSDDSMLLAAHASEVWVDPMGGAALTGPGGTRLFYGGLIERLKINAHVFRVGTYKSAVEPYMRSDMSPEARENYQALYGSLWTEWQANVKQARPKADLEAAAQRAPELIRAAGGNLAQAALQAGLVDRTGTRVEWGERLAQIAGEDRWSSEPGAFAATDLKTWLAANKPARSGGRIGVITISGEISDGDAGPGEAGAERIVGLLNDALDDDLKALVVRVNSPGGTVTGSEAIRRAILRHKAKDIPIAISMGNVAASGGYWVSTAGDRIFAEPETITGSIGIYGVLPTFENALAEWDVHSDGVRTTPLSGQPDVLGGLTPEAADVMQLTIESGYETFLSLVARSRGITRERADELGQGRVWDGGTARQMGLVDQFGDLQVALAWAAQQAQLKDGAWYADYLGAEDDPYAPMLERLLGENTRETASMDMFALLARRQGALADRVADDLSGLLEIRGAQARCLECPPIIATGSRRTSGSGTLLQRIAARLMLD
- a CDS encoding aspartate carbamoyltransferase catalytic subunit produces the protein MAASDIPQAGSRYPAGARAFPHRSLLGIGQLETHEILYLLDEAEQWVALNRRPTKHADALAGLTIINAFFENSTRTLLSFEIAGKRLGADVVNMHAAQSSVKKGETLIDTAVTLNAMRADAIVIRHGSSGAVQLIADKVACPVLNAGDGQHEHPTQALLDALALRHKLRERGRQEFNGLKVTICGDILHSRVARSNILCLQALGAVVRLCAPPALMPAGIEQMGVEPLSDFDTALDGAEVVMMLRLQNERMDGQFIPSPREYRHLFGLTLERLQRAAPDAIVMHPGPMNRGVEIDSNVADLPQSIITDQVEMGVAIRMACLDVLTRRARGVQGWGAGPEGEWA